Part of the Peptococcaceae bacterium genome, TTTGTGCTTTAATAGCTGCAAAAACTGGAATAATGGCTGCAATGAATGATGAGGTCAAAGAGGAAAGAGTACTGAGGGAAGCTGCAGATGCTGGTCTTCATGACGCTGTTGGCGGTCTGGTTGAGCCTGGCGTAGACGGGGCTGGGCTTAAGGTGCAGCTGGCAATAGTAACCCTGATAAAGGCAACAGTTTTAATGGCATATAAGCGCTACTCGAATTTGCCAATTATTTTATAAGCCTGACTTACAAGGCTGAGGAGTTTTGCTACTAAGCACATAATTATAAAAAATATCGAGGAGGAAAGATAATGAAGAGAAATATGAGGTGGATTGTTATCCTGGTTTTCTTGTTCTCATGTCTAGTTACTGGATGCGGCAGTTCTAACAATAAGGCGGCTGCTCCTAGAAAAGACAATGAAACAATATACAAGTGGGATTTTTTTGTAGTGCTTCCAACAACACAAATGCGCAGCAAACCTTTAGATGACTTTGCAAAATCTGTTAAGGAGAAATCGGGTGGTCGTCTTGTAATTACACCTAAAGCGGCAGGAGAGGTTCCTTACAAAGGCCCCGAAGCAATCAGGATTACAAGAGATGGATCGGTTCAGATGGCTGATGCGACAATGGCCTTTATAGCAGGTGATTTGAAGGCGGCGGCAGTGCCAAGTTGGCCATTTCTTTGCGCAGCGCCGGATGAGTTTAACAAGGCTGTAGAAGCAGTTAGGCCTATTGTTAATGAAGAAATGAAAGTAAATGGAGTCGAAGTTCTATTTTGGTTCCCGGATCCTCCACAGCGCTTCTGGGGCAAAGGAAGGCCCATCCATAGCTTTGCAGACTTAAAGGGCAAAAAAATAAGAACTCCATCACCTGAAGCCTCGCAGTTTATAAAAGACATTGGTGCTATTCCCGTCTCTATGACTAGCCCGGAAGTTCCTTCTGCCATGCAAAAAGGGATAATTGATGCAATGATCACAAGTGCAATTACAGTAAATGACGGTAAATTCTACGAATTTTTGGACTGGGGTTACACTATTCCCTTTAGTGGTTCCGGTGGCTGGGTTATCGTTAACTCAAAGTTATTTGCTGAATTGCCAAAGGATTTACAAGACATAATGCGCACGGAAGCTAAAAAATACCAGGAAATAGCAATTCAATCTGTGAGCGCCAACGATAAAATAGCTCTGGAAAATATTAAAGCACAAGGGGTTACGCTCATTGATCCGGATGCATCAGCAATAAAGCAAGGTTATAATATGTCAAAAGAAAACTGGACGAAATATGCCAAAGAAGGCGGACCTTGGGCAGAAAAGGCCCTGCAAGCTATTTTAGAAGCTCTGCAAAAATAGCTCTACGTGGATTCTGCCTCTCCGATATGAGGCGAGGCAGAATCCATTTATAAATATTTATAATTATAAAGGGGGTTGGGCGATGAAAGCCTGGCAGAAAATTGAGAGCGCCATCAATTATTTATCATCGATAAGCTTTTCCTTAGCAGGAATTATTATTGTGTTCGTGATGATTCTCATAACATTTGAAGTCTTTGCTCGTGCAGTGCTTGGGTTTTCAACCTTAATAGCTGACGAAGTCTCGGGTTATTCCTTAGTCGTATTATCCTTTCTTGGGGTTGCATTAACCTTTAAAAAAGAGGGTTTTATACGCATTGATTTTGTATATCAAAGAATGTCACAAAAAGTTAAAAAATGGGTGGATTTATTCACAACGATATTGTCATTACTCTATATAACTATAATAACGGTTGAGTATGTTAGGTTGTTTTTACAGTCATACACATACAAAATAACATCAACGTTTTTAACCAGGACTCCGTTGTTTATACCACAGATGTTTATGTGGTTGGGCGCTAGTTTTCTTTTGCTGCAAGTAGTCTTGTTGCTAGTTGCAGGCATTAAGAAAATTATGTCAAAAGAAGAGGCTGAACTAAGGAGTTGATTATAGTGGATTGGCAAATCACGTTTGTCTTTTACATCGCAATCCTATTTACGCTTCTGGCTTTAGGGCAATGGATAGCATTTGCACTTGGGACAACCGGGCTGATTGGTTTGTATTTGTTAGGGGGAATAAAAGAATTTCAGGCCGTCGGAATTCTTTCCTGGAATATGATAAACAGCTTTGAGTTGACTGCTGTCCCACTGTTTATTTTTATGGGCGAGGTGTTGTTGCGGACGGGGCTTAGCGATAAGTTTTACAAAGGGGCGTCTATGTGGTTTAATCGTTTGCCAGGGGGATTACTTCAAACAAACATAATAAGCTGTATGGTTTTTGCTGCCGTGAGTGGCTCAAGTGTTGCGACCGCAGCTACGATTGGCTCGGTTGCGCTTCCTGAGTTGTCTAGCAGGGGTTACAACCACAAGTTAATTTTTGGTTCAATCGGTGGCGGAGGAGCCTTAGGCATCTTAATTCCCCCTAGTATTCCAATGATAGTATATGGCTCGATGGTGAGTGAGTCAGTAGCGAAACTGTTTATGGCCGGATTGATCCCTGGCATACTTGCAGGAGTGATTTTTATGGTTTACCTTGGGGTTCGCTGCATATTTAACCCATCACTAGTACCACCAAGGGAGAAACCGTCAACGTTGAAAGAAAAGATTATGAATTCAGGTGGTATGCTATACTTTGCTATCCTTGTGGCAGTGATCTTGGGCGGAATATATTGGGGAATAACCACACCTACTGAAGCTGCTGCAATAGGGGCGAGTTTGACAATACTTATGAGTCTACTTTCGAAAACAATTACATGGGCAAATTTCAAAGAGTCTGTACATGAAACAGTTAAGACAACCAGTATGATAATGTTTATCATTATTGGAGCTCAAATATTATCATATCTAATCGTAAAGTCAGGAATCAACAGAGCTTTGTCAGAGTGGATTGTAGCTATACACCCGTCTGTTGGTTTATTCTTAACAATAATTATTATCGTATACCTGGTTTTAGGTTGTTTAATTGACGGGTTGTCAATGATATTCTTAACAATACCTATTCTCTGGCCAATGATAAAAGCTATGGGTATTAATCCGGTATGGTTTGCTGTAATTCTTGTTATACTTATTGAGATTGCACAAATAACTCCTCCTGTTGGCTTGAATATTTATGTTTTACATGGTATATCTGGCAGAGGATCTATCAGTGAAGTAATCAAGGGGATAGCTCCATTTACGTTATTATATATGCTAGTAGTTTTATTAGTAATTATGTTCCCTGCCTTGGCTCTATGGTTGCCTTCAAATATGCCAATGAGATAGCTTCATTAATATTGCAAGAAACTAAAAAATCATTTGTCAAGCATAAAACCTAAGAGAAAATGGGAAAAAGAGTAAGTAACTTGCCGATAAAAGCCAAAAACGAAAAAGAATCCTTTATAATAGAGATTGGGAGTAGTCCTTGCCCAAATCTCTAAAATAAAGGAGAAAAAAAT contains:
- a CDS encoding TRAP transporter small permease codes for the protein MKAWQKIESAINYLSSISFSLAGIIIVFVMILITFEVFARAVLGFSTLIADEVSGYSLVVLSFLGVALTFKKEGFIRIDFVYQRMSQKVKKWVDLFTTILSLLYITIITVEYVRLFLQSYTYKITSTFLTRTPLFIPQMFMWLGASFLLLQVVLLLVAGIKKIMSKEEAELRS
- the dctP gene encoding TRAP transporter substrate-binding protein DctP — translated: MKRNMRWIVILVFLFSCLVTGCGSSNNKAAAPRKDNETIYKWDFFVVLPTTQMRSKPLDDFAKSVKEKSGGRLVITPKAAGEVPYKGPEAIRITRDGSVQMADATMAFIAGDLKAAAVPSWPFLCAAPDEFNKAVEAVRPIVNEEMKVNGVEVLFWFPDPPQRFWGKGRPIHSFADLKGKKIRTPSPEASQFIKDIGAIPVSMTSPEVPSAMQKGIIDAMITSAITVNDGKFYEFLDWGYTIPFSGSGGWVIVNSKLFAELPKDLQDIMRTEAKKYQEIAIQSVSANDKIALENIKAQGVTLIDPDASAIKQGYNMSKENWTKYAKEGGPWAEKALQAILEALQK
- a CDS encoding TRAP transporter large permease subunit; amino-acid sequence: MDWQITFVFYIAILFTLLALGQWIAFALGTTGLIGLYLLGGIKEFQAVGILSWNMINSFELTAVPLFIFMGEVLLRTGLSDKFYKGASMWFNRLPGGLLQTNIISCMVFAAVSGSSVATAATIGSVALPELSSRGYNHKLIFGSIGGGGALGILIPPSIPMIVYGSMVSESVAKLFMAGLIPGILAGVIFMVYLGVRCIFNPSLVPPREKPSTLKEKIMNSGGMLYFAILVAVILGGIYWGITTPTEAAAIGASLTILMSLLSKTITWANFKESVHETVKTTSMIMFIIIGAQILSYLIVKSGINRALSEWIVAIHPSVGLFLTIIIIVYLVLGCLIDGLSMIFLTIPILWPMIKAMGINPVWFAVILVILIEIAQITPPVGLNIYVLHGISGRGSISEVIKGIAPFTLLYMLVVLLVIMFPALALWLPSNMPMR